TAGAGGGGTGGGGCCATGTGGGGTGTTGTCAGAGAGCTGAGGGGTGGGGCCAGATGGGTGGTGTTAGAGAACAGAGGGGCGGGGCCAGGTGAGTGCTGTCAGAGACCTGAAGAGCAGGCTCATGCAGGTGGTGTCAAAGAGCTGGGGGAGGGCCAGGTGGGAGGGTTAGGCAGGTATGAGCGCTCAGGGtcaattttttaaacatattacaAACGCTGGAGTTTATTTTATAAGTAAAAATGTTTCTTTCCCGCAGCGTGACTGGCTGAATGATTACCACCGGCAGTGCCGTGAGACGGTCGGAGCTGAGCTGCAGCGGCAGGGCAAGAAGGAGGGCCTGGAGTGGCTGATCAGGGAGACTCAGCCAATCACATAAACTCCactcatttatatttaatccAGTCCTAATTGATCTGATCAGAAATAATTGACTTTTTCTCTGAATTCTCTtcattctgacacacacacacacacacactctcacttcaCTTCttttacaatacaataaaactCAGAGTGGTTACagtttgtgatgttttttttttttttttaccccggTACAATTCTGACCTCATTTTTGTTGACTTGGAACGTTCCACACAGTCCTGCAGATTCCCGTGTTATtcccatttttatttgtaacattCCAACTCGCTCAAAATTTTAACCCGCTGTGTTGGAACGCTTCAACAAGCCTTAcaaatacatgtaaataaaccCCCATAAATAATCAGCTGGAACATTATGAGTTCTGCAGCCGCATATAAAAAGTGGGTGGGTCCAGGATGATACCATCTCTGGGGTCAGTTAGAGTCGGTGTGGTGTGCGTGGGACGAACGTTGTTATCAGCATCGTGGTAGTCATGGCATCGGACGGGAAGTGGGGTGGTGTAGATGTAGTAAATATTGGACTTGTCCTTCCTGAACGATTCCAGTCGCCGAAGCACTGGCAGTGACTTGTGCAAACTCTGTGACTTCTGGACGTCCTTCAGGTTCACCGACTCCTCGTCCAGGTCACAAGCCACAGCGCTTTCGTACTCACGCACTCGCTTCCATCGCCTGACAACGATAACAGTTTAATCAATTAATCGTATCAACACCTttagaccaatcagaatgaagaattctACAGCGGTGTTGTGAGACGTTTCACCTCCAGCGATTGACGTAGGAGACGCAGCACGCGATGGCCGTCACGGTGAGGACGCACGCAGACAGTGAGAGCATGGAGATGTTGAACACTCTGAACTCTAAACAAGGAATGTTTCATCATCACTGGGAAACATTAAGCCTAACTGACTCCTAATCTTATTCATAAAGGGTGACAATAGTTTTGAGAACAGCGTTTTTGGTTTAAGAAAACTAGACCCCATATGTTTAAGTTCGGAACAGCATTATGGCATCAATTAAATCGGTTTTAAAAGGGGGTGTAcgattttcaatttttttcccccatttaaCAATAAAACCGGCTGAGAATGAAACGTATCTCACCGTAGGCGATGTTTCTGCTGTCGTTCTCTTCATATGTGTTGTTAAGATGCAACACAGAGCTCAAAGTTCTCAGCCTGGCACTCATTGTGGCACTGGCATCTCCAAAGAACGAGAGGggggtattaaaaaaaaaaggattcgTACCATGTGACTTTAGTGGGTTTCCATGGTGATGCCcctttaaacatttttgttgCCCCATTCCTTCCTGCCAGCTCAGTTTTATTTGTGGGGACCAGGGTGGAAAAAAAGGGGAACGAGAGGATGAGCagatgttggaaaaaaaaaaaaaagtcatatttagGCAGGATGGGGTGATTACAGGATACagcagtgagaaagaaagaaagttctcAACTCAAAcatgccttctctctctctctctctctctctctctctctctctctctctctctctctctggatgtTTTTTCCCATGTCCAGCTGTGATGCAGCCACCCAGCTACGATGGCATCAGAGGTCAATGCCCTCCCCGCTGACGccgatccaaacacacacaaacgcagcGTGGTCACTCGGGCGTTCTGTCCTAAATCACTCTAATGCTGGCTTTTACTGCACCCTTGTGGACCATTTGGACATGGACTGTTGCTCCTGGGGCTCATGGAGCTGATGGGTTCAACAACTAGATGGCAGCGTTCACATGAACTtgacttttaaataaataaagaaaaaagaatctcACACTACATTTAAAAGTCAGAAGATTCAAAAAAACCCCTCTAGACAAATGCGTTATCGTTAACACACAATTAATCATgactaaaatattttgtttaagaTTTAAATCACACTTAAGAGACTTATTTCTATccgtatttatatatatatatatatatatatatatatatatatatatatatatatatatatatatatatatatatatatatatatatatatatatatatatatatatatatttttttttataagggTTTATAAGGGGTTTTTTTAACCcttatttattcaatttcatGTTGATTTTCACTGTTTATTTACTCATGTAttaatttctgtatttattctaaataaaaaaaaataaaaaataaaaaaaaaatcctttttggtcttgtatttatttctttgtatttttttcctattttaaTCATTCAattctgcatttatttttttcaattcggcatttattcattcaattctttatttatttctgtatttaagcatttatttatttatgtttgtttgttaaaatacctttgtttaaaaatgtatttatttactcttgcattttgttttgcatttcttccctcatttatttattcaattctgcatttgtttgcttatttattttaaataaccttttaaaaatatatttagtttTGAATTTCTTCCTTTGTATATTTCCCctcctttatttattcaattctgtatttatttatatccattttagttagtcatttatttattaatttctctatttattttaaatacatttgtaacttttttaattttttttcttctttctttctttctttctttctttctttctttctttctttctttctttctttctttctttctttctttctttctttctttctttctttctttctttctttctttctttctttctttctttctttctttctttctttctttctttctttctttctttctttctttctttcatgtttatatttaagACGTGTCCCAAAGTTGGGGAGTCGTTTTGTGTTGTTAAATCTGTTTTATTTGAGAATTTTCAAACATCTGTGTGCTCTTCGGTAGCACATTAAAAATGAACTAAAGATAAAATTTAGACTAATTTGTGAATGATGACGACGCAGAGAATCCAAATCACCTTGCTAGCTTAATTAAATTATTGACacgtaaattaaaaaaattgttaatgcaatcattgtttaaataaaaaattcaaatgaTTACACCACTAGTTAAGCCTACTGAAATGTATGTTCGGAATTGTACGTCATAAACCAAATCATCACGTCCTTTCACCTATTAGTGCTTAAAAAAGTCGCAAGAACAAATAAAACCTCACTCTAGCTGGGGATTAACGTAAACCGAGCGTGTAAACATCCGGAGCTGCTTCACGCTCTGCCTAGGTGTCCATCTATAGTGACAGGAGGAGACGTTTCTCCAGCGTAGTGTATCAGGGCGTTTATTATGTCTCATAagctcagtgtgagtgtttattATGTCTCATAAGCTCAGTGTGTTGGGAAAACACACAGGTTTTACACTCAGGTGCCTTTTATTCATGGTGCCGTGAAACACCATTTCAGGTAAAAAGCGTTTATGAGGACCATTTCCAGTGGATTTCTATTGAACTCTGAAGCGAATCCGTTCGATCTGTTGGGGATCTGGGAAACGTGTTCGAAGGCTGATCCCGGAGCCGTGTTCGCTTTTCACATCAGAGTTACGAGGACATAAAAGGGTCAGTTAACGGGTTGATATTTCCACCCTGAGGGTCACACATGGGGCAGATTAGCACTTTTGTTTGCTCTCCACGCACCAAGTGGTGTTTATTacaagaagggaaaaaaaaactgctgggCGTAATTATTTGTGTACATGTTCTCTAATTGACGGAGTTCCAGACTAAATACATTAGACACCGAGGAATTCCAGGCATGCGGCGAACTCAATTTTAgttttataaatatacatatttattatttatatattatttatatattatacgtactttattttgggttttctgaaaatgaaacagtacacaggtgttttttttccctcgtatttttattttatgtttggtCAGATTGAACATACAGCTAGATTAAAACAAAGAAGACGACGGATGAGCAGAAATGCTGACGGGGAATTCTCCGTCATGCTCCATTACAGCGACGGCGTCAGCCTTAAAGCTAACTTAGTAAAAAGGTCAATATTGACAGAGTGACCGAGAGCGGAGGTAAAGTTATGAACTAGCACCACTTTGACATTTTCTTCTAGTACGTTTCTAGAATTCGGTTTCTTGCTGgatgagtaaatatttttcgCAATTGAAGGTGAAAATTTAAAGGCAACGTTAAGTAAATCATATTGTAAAGTGGTTGCATTCGTTtgttctttaaaatgaaaacaagaagaaaaaaaatgcaaatctgttcattttttcaAATTTAAATATTGACCATTTTTATAGGAAGCGCGGTATTGGTCATGTGACACACTGGGGCGGATGGGTAACATAGTCCAGCGCAGATTtcagcatctatctatctatctatctatctatctatctatctatctatctatctatctatctatctatctatctatctatctaattaaatacttaattaaaaaagggggtggggcaaaaaatgaattaatcaaGTGTACAAagactttttcttcttctttttcttgttattaatattattagtagtattttatcatcatcatcatatttattttgtgtaCAAAGTtttgattcttcttcttcttcttctcctcctaatcatcatcatcattgtcattatATTTAGTTTGTGTACAAAGActtaattcttctttttcttcttatcaccatcatcatcatgataatcgttattattatatttattttgtgtacAAAGACTTaattctccttcttcttcttcttcttcctcctcctcgtcttcttatcatcatcattatcatcaataTGTATATTCTTTGTACAAAgacttaattcttcttcttcctcctcctcgtcttctcatcatcatcgtcatcatcatcaatatatttattttgtgaacAAAGACttaatttttcttcttcttcctccttgtcttatcatcatcatcatcatcatcatcaatacttaattcttcttcttcctcttattattattattattattattatttatgttttaaaagcAGTAAGTGAGATCTTGGCATCACACGTATGGGAAACAtctaataaatttaaatgtaactcTATTTGTTCCTCCGCTGCATACAAGCCGTTTCGTCGTTCTTTAGAATGCAGCTCCGTGTGGCTTTACATCCAAAGAATATTCCGGATGATCAGATCCAGATGAAGGAATGACAAACCCTTTCTCCAGGAGA
This genomic window from Hemibagrus wyckioides isolate EC202008001 linkage group LG27, SWU_Hwy_1.0, whole genome shotgun sequence contains:
- the si:dkey-246e1.3 gene encoding uncharacterized protein si:dkey-246e1.3 — its product is MTFFFFSNICSSSRSPFFPPWSPQIKLSWQEGMGQQKCLKGHHHGNPLKSHGTNPFFFNTPLSFFGDASATMSARLRTLSSVLHLNNTYEENDSRNIAYEFRVFNISMLSLSACVLTVTAIACCVSYVNRWRRWKRVREYESAVACDLDEESVNLKDVQKSQSLHKSLPVLRRLESFRKDKSNIYYIYTTPLPVRCHDYHDADNNVRPTHTTPTLTDPRDGIILDPPTFYMRLQNS